A genomic stretch from Bacillus sp. N1-1 includes:
- a CDS encoding TVP38/TMEM64 family protein has product MKRQKAVLKWALILITIVILIWFSRSYLNFRVEEIRDWILSFGILAPIIYMVIYTIRPLIFFPASVLSIAGGLAFGSLFGTIYTVIGATGGAALSFIVARKLGKSIANKDWQGKGRKLQEQLEKNGFFYVLFFRFVPLFNFDLISYSAGLSKIRFTSFFFGTLIGIIPGTFAYNFLGSSLVSGDPKVIALAVGVFILLSVIPIIIRNRVTKKNASLSK; this is encoded by the coding sequence ATGAAGCGTCAAAAGGCAGTATTAAAATGGGCATTAATCCTAATAACGATCGTGATCTTAATTTGGTTCAGCCGATCTTATCTTAATTTTAGAGTGGAAGAAATCAGAGATTGGATTTTATCATTCGGTATACTTGCTCCAATTATTTACATGGTTATTTACACGATACGCCCATTGATTTTCTTCCCGGCGTCCGTATTATCGATTGCGGGAGGACTTGCGTTTGGATCATTGTTCGGTACAATTTACACCGTAATCGGAGCAACTGGAGGAGCGGCTTTATCATTTATCGTCGCTAGAAAACTAGGAAAGTCTATCGCCAACAAAGATTGGCAAGGCAAAGGACGAAAGCTACAAGAACAGCTTGAGAAAAATGGATTTTTCTATGTTCTATTTTTTCGGTTCGTTCCGCTATTTAACTTTGATTTAATTAGTTATTCCGCTGGTTTATCTAAAATACGGTTTACTTCATTTTTTTTCGGTACGCTTATTGGGATTATACCTGGCACATTTGCTTACAACTTTTTAGGAAGCAGCCTCGTATCAGGTGATCCAAAAGTTATTGCGCTCGCTGTTGGGGTCTTCATCTTACTTTCAGTTATACCAATCATAATTCGCAACAGAGTGACGAAGAAAAACGCGTCATTAAGTAAATAA
- a CDS encoding metal-dependent hydrolase, giving the protein MEGKTHAIGGICLGVAAQSYYITDKLDAPELIVFYGACLFGGLLPDICHPGSWTGRRAKALSKGISRFFGHRTITHSILFIILIYWLTSTFTFQYDHLIQTGLLVGIVSHIVLDGMTVRGIQLFYPIPLRVRFPLYLKTSSKGEGFITSCLIILTIIMLYNQVMIS; this is encoded by the coding sequence ATGGAGGGGAAAACCCATGCGATTGGCGGTATTTGCTTAGGTGTTGCCGCGCAAAGCTACTACATAACAGACAAGCTCGATGCACCAGAGCTGATTGTTTTCTATGGAGCCTGTCTTTTTGGTGGACTTCTGCCAGACATCTGTCATCCAGGGTCATGGACCGGCAGAAGAGCTAAAGCCTTATCGAAAGGAATCAGCCGTTTTTTTGGACATCGAACGATTACACACAGTATCCTTTTTATTATTCTTATTTATTGGTTAACGTCAACATTCACCTTTCAATATGATCATCTTATTCAAACTGGTCTTTTAGTAGGGATTGTAAGTCATATTGTGCTCGATGGCATGACAGTAAGAGGGATCCAATTATTTTATCCTATTCCGCTACGTGTTCGCTTCCCACTTTATTTGAAAACCTCTTCGAAAGGAGAAGGTTTCATAACAAGTTGCCTCATCATCCTAACCATTATTATGCTATACAACCAGGTGATGATTTCATGA
- the parC gene encoding DNA topoisomerase IV subunit A, with the protein MANAEKFLDLPLEDVLGDAFGRYSKYIIQDRALPDARDGLKPVQRRILYAMHHEGNTAEKPFRKSAKTVGNVIGNYHPHGDTSVYDAMVRMTQDWKVRNILVEMHGNNGSVDGDPPAAMRYTEARLAAISSELLRDIDKDTVEFAPNFDDTQNEPIVLPARFPNLLVNGSTGISAGYATDIPPHNLGEVIDAAVMQMENPDVTLQELMGVIKGPDFPTGGIAQGTEGIRKAFETGKGKFILRGKAEIEEVRGGRQQIVVTEIPYEINKANLVKKIDELRVDRKIEGISEVRDETDRTGLRFVIELKKDADANGILKYLYKATDLQITYNYNMVAIYNKTPKQMGLKQILKAYIEHQKEVVIRRSEYDLKRAKDRQHVVEGLIRAISILDEVIATIRSSKDKRDAKTNLMTQYDFTDAQAEAIVNLQLYRLTNTDITTLQKESEELSQLINKLETILGSEKKLVNLIKKELLEIRKKYADDRMTVLEDEIEDIKVNLEVMIPSEDVIVTVTEDGYVKRTSPRSYAASNGKDFGMKETDTLLRQFDSNTTHTILLFTNKGSYLYLPVHELPEIRWKDLGQHVANIVSIDSDERIIEAMEIKEFKEDQYLVFVTKQGMIKKTELSQYKAQRYSKPLMALKLKKEDELIDVYTTNGRKEVFLATHFGYGLRFKEEEISLVGQRASGVKGINLKDDDFVVSGIIYEPTAKHDIFLATHRGAVKKMQLSEFEITTRAKRGVVMLRELKSNPHRVIGAAAVTKQDLIIVRTKKGEPIEVDPATYRPNDRYSNGSFVVDVSETGDAVEIKKVQKPI; encoded by the coding sequence TTGGCTAACGCAGAAAAATTTCTAGATCTACCGCTTGAAGATGTCCTTGGTGACGCTTTTGGGCGATATAGTAAATACATTATTCAAGACCGTGCCCTGCCCGATGCAAGGGACGGTCTGAAGCCTGTACAACGCCGTATTCTTTATGCAATGCATCATGAAGGTAATACAGCAGAAAAACCGTTTCGGAAATCAGCGAAAACGGTTGGTAACGTTATTGGTAACTACCATCCACATGGAGATACATCGGTGTATGACGCTATGGTCCGAATGACTCAGGATTGGAAGGTACGTAACATTCTTGTGGAGATGCATGGGAATAACGGAAGTGTTGATGGGGATCCACCTGCTGCCATGCGTTATACAGAAGCACGTTTAGCAGCGATTTCATCTGAACTCCTTCGTGATATTGATAAAGATACGGTTGAATTTGCACCTAACTTTGACGATACACAAAACGAGCCGATCGTTTTGCCTGCGCGTTTTCCTAACTTGCTTGTCAATGGCTCAACTGGGATATCAGCAGGGTACGCAACGGATATTCCCCCACATAACCTTGGCGAGGTCATTGATGCAGCCGTTATGCAGATGGAGAATCCTGACGTTACGCTTCAAGAGCTAATGGGTGTTATTAAAGGACCTGATTTCCCAACGGGGGGAATCGCTCAGGGAACAGAAGGCATTCGGAAAGCATTTGAGACGGGAAAAGGAAAGTTTATTTTACGAGGTAAGGCAGAAATTGAAGAAGTGCGTGGAGGACGGCAGCAAATTGTTGTGACAGAAATCCCGTATGAAATCAATAAAGCTAACCTCGTTAAGAAAATTGATGAGCTTCGTGTTGATCGCAAAATTGAAGGCATTTCAGAAGTCCGCGACGAAACAGACCGTACGGGTCTTCGTTTCGTTATTGAGTTAAAAAAAGATGCCGATGCAAATGGCATTTTAAAATATCTATATAAAGCGACAGATCTTCAAATTACGTATAACTACAATATGGTAGCGATTTACAACAAGACACCGAAGCAAATGGGCTTAAAGCAAATCTTAAAGGCCTATATTGAGCATCAGAAGGAAGTTGTCATTCGTCGATCTGAGTATGATTTAAAACGTGCCAAAGATCGTCAACATGTTGTCGAAGGCTTAATTCGTGCAATTTCTATTTTGGATGAAGTGATTGCAACCATTCGTTCATCAAAGGATAAGCGTGACGCTAAAACCAACTTAATGACTCAATACGACTTTACAGATGCTCAGGCTGAAGCCATTGTGAATTTACAGCTTTACCGTTTGACCAATACCGATATTACGACGCTTCAAAAGGAATCGGAAGAGCTAAGTCAGCTGATTAATAAGCTTGAAACGATACTCGGTAGCGAGAAAAAGCTTGTCAATCTCATTAAAAAAGAGTTACTTGAAATTCGCAAGAAATACGCGGATGATCGCATGACCGTTTTAGAAGACGAAATTGAAGATATTAAAGTGAATCTTGAAGTGATGATTCCTTCTGAAGACGTGATTGTAACCGTGACAGAAGATGGTTATGTGAAGAGAACAAGTCCTCGTTCATATGCAGCATCGAACGGGAAAGACTTTGGAATGAAGGAGACTGATACGCTTCTTCGTCAATTTGATAGCAATACAACTCACACCATATTGCTATTTACGAACAAAGGAAGCTATCTTTATCTACCTGTACATGAGCTACCTGAAATCAGGTGGAAAGATCTTGGGCAGCATGTTGCTAACATTGTATCGATCGATTCTGATGAGCGAATTATCGAAGCCATGGAGATTAAAGAGTTTAAAGAAGATCAATATTTAGTCTTTGTAACGAAGCAGGGCATGATCAAGAAAACAGAGCTTTCTCAATACAAAGCACAGCGGTATTCAAAGCCACTGATGGCGCTTAAGTTGAAAAAAGAAGATGAGTTGATAGACGTATACACGACTAATGGAAGGAAAGAAGTCTTCCTTGCTACACACTTTGGATATGGACTCCGATTTAAAGAAGAAGAAATTAGTCTAGTTGGTCAACGGGCTAGCGGAGTAAAAGGCATTAACTTAAAAGATGACGATTTCGTCGTGAGCGGGATCATTTATGAGCCAACTGCAAAACACGATATATTCCTAGCCACTCATCGAGGCGCTGTGAAGAAAATGCAGCTAAGTGAATTTGAAATAACAACGAGAGCAAAACGTGGTGTTGTGATGTTACGTGAACTGAAATCAAATCCGCACCGTGTCATTGGAGCTGCAGCTGTAACAAAACAAGATCTCATTATCGTTCGAACGAAAAAGGGAGAACCAATAGAGGTAGATCCAGCAACTTATCGACCAAATGATCGGTATAGCAACGGATCATTTGTCGTAGATGTGAGTGAAACGGGCGATGCAGTGGAAATTAAGAAAGTCCAAAAGCCAATATAA
- the parE gene encoding DNA topoisomerase IV subunit B: protein MVTKQKQEYSDDSIQVLEGLEAVRKRPGMYIGSTDSRGLHHLVYEIVDNSVDEALAGHGDEINVTLYEDNSVSIEDNGRGMPVGMHKLGKPTPEIILTILHAGGKFGQGGYKTSGGLHGVGASVVNALSEWLEVTIHRDGFIFKQRFENGGKPATTLENIGKTRKTGTTIHFKPDPIMFSTLNYNYDTLSERLREAAFLLKGLKIELDDKRHDRKEVFYYETGIEAFIDYLNEDKETLHPVVTFNGESNGIELDFSFQYNDGFSENVLSFVNNVRTKDGGTHESGMKTAITRVINDYAKKVNLLKEKDKNLEGNDIREGFTAIVSVRIPEELLQFEGQTKSKLGTSEARSAIDAIVSGQFSYFLEENPSISEMLIKKSIKAAQAREAARKAREDARSGKKGKRKETILSGKLTPATSRNPKKNELYLVEGDSAGGSAKQGRDRRTQAILPLRGKVINTEKAKLQDIFKNEEINTIIHAIGAGVGPDFDIGDANYDKVIIMTDADTDGAHIQVLLLTFFYRYMKQLVEHGKVFLALPPLYKVSKGKGKKEVVEYAWDEEGMKQAMKKVGKGYTIQRYKGLGEMNADQLWETTMNPESRTLIRVKIEDIARAERRVSVLMGDKVEPRRQWIESNVAFGLNEDTNIIENENISIIEEEA, encoded by the coding sequence ATGGTAACAAAACAAAAGCAGGAATATAGTGATGATTCAATCCAGGTTCTAGAAGGACTGGAAGCGGTGAGAAAGCGCCCTGGAATGTATATCGGGAGCACTGACTCAAGAGGCTTGCATCATCTTGTTTATGAAATCGTAGATAATTCAGTTGATGAAGCTCTTGCTGGCCATGGAGATGAAATCAACGTTACCTTATATGAAGATAATAGTGTTAGCATCGAAGATAATGGTCGTGGGATGCCTGTTGGTATGCACAAACTCGGAAAACCAACTCCAGAAATCATCTTAACCATTCTCCATGCAGGTGGTAAATTTGGACAAGGTGGCTACAAAACGAGCGGTGGATTACACGGTGTTGGGGCCTCGGTCGTTAATGCTCTTTCCGAATGGTTAGAAGTAACGATTCATCGAGATGGTTTTATCTTTAAACAGCGTTTCGAAAATGGCGGGAAACCAGCAACAACACTTGAAAACATCGGGAAAACACGCAAAACGGGAACGACGATTCATTTTAAACCCGATCCGATCATGTTTAGTACATTAAATTATAATTACGATACGCTAAGTGAACGCCTGCGTGAAGCGGCCTTTTTGTTAAAGGGATTGAAAATTGAACTTGATGACAAGCGTCACGACCGCAAAGAGGTCTTCTATTATGAAACCGGTATCGAGGCGTTTATCGACTATTTAAATGAAGATAAAGAAACACTTCATCCAGTTGTCACGTTTAACGGAGAGAGTAATGGCATTGAACTGGATTTTTCATTTCAATACAACGATGGTTTTTCAGAAAATGTCCTTTCTTTTGTAAATAATGTCCGAACTAAAGATGGTGGTACACATGAGTCAGGTATGAAAACGGCCATTACGCGTGTGATCAATGACTATGCAAAGAAAGTGAATCTTTTAAAAGAAAAGGACAAGAATCTTGAAGGAAATGACATCCGAGAAGGCTTTACAGCAATCGTCTCCGTCCGTATTCCAGAAGAATTGCTTCAATTCGAAGGTCAAACGAAAAGTAAACTAGGGACAAGTGAAGCGCGATCAGCGATTGATGCGATTGTTTCCGGGCAATTTTCGTATTTTCTAGAAGAGAATCCATCCATTAGTGAGATGCTCATTAAAAAGTCAATTAAAGCCGCTCAGGCACGTGAAGCAGCAAGAAAGGCGCGTGAAGATGCGCGATCGGGTAAGAAAGGGAAACGCAAAGAAACCATTCTTAGCGGTAAACTTACCCCGGCCACTTCACGAAATCCGAAGAAAAATGAACTGTACCTTGTTGAGGGGGATTCTGCTGGTGGTTCTGCTAAGCAAGGACGCGATCGACGAACACAGGCAATTCTTCCACTACGAGGAAAAGTAATCAATACAGAAAAAGCGAAGTTGCAGGATATTTTTAAAAACGAAGAGATTAATACTATTATTCATGCGATTGGAGCGGGAGTTGGTCCTGACTTTGATATTGGAGATGCAAACTATGACAAAGTCATTATCATGACCGATGCTGATACTGACGGCGCTCACATTCAGGTGCTTCTATTAACGTTTTTCTACCGCTACATGAAACAGCTTGTGGAGCATGGAAAAGTCTTTCTTGCCCTTCCACCTCTATACAAAGTTAGTAAAGGAAAAGGAAAGAAAGAAGTAGTTGAGTACGCCTGGGATGAAGAAGGTATGAAACAAGCGATGAAAAAGGTTGGGAAAGGCTATACGATTCAACGCTATAAGGGTCTTGGTGAAATGAACGCCGATCAATTATGGGAAACAACGATGAATCCCGAAAGCCGCACGTTAATTCGTGTGAAGATTGAAGATATCGCTCGTGCGGAGCGACGCGTTTCCGTTTTAATGGGAGATAAAGTCGAACCGCGTAGACAATGGATTGAATCAAATGTCGCCTTCGGATTAAATGAAGATACAAATATCATCGAGAACGAAAACATTTCCATTATTGAAGAGGAGGCGTAA
- a CDS encoding biotin transporter BioY, whose protein sequence is MRKMKTIDLVYAGMFAALMAVGANIAQFLVVGGVPITLQTFFAILAGLLLGSRLGSISMIVYTLVGLAGAPVFAQFTGGPGVLFKPTFGFILSYILVAYVAGKIVESKSRPTVITFMIASFTAFILNYVLGTNYMYYAYKFWADAPEGFTYGMAWLWMLAPLPKDILLSVVAALISPRIYAAVSKTSKRPQVA, encoded by the coding sequence ATGAGGAAGATGAAAACAATTGATTTAGTTTACGCAGGAATGTTTGCTGCATTAATGGCGGTAGGCGCAAATATTGCTCAATTTCTCGTAGTAGGCGGCGTACCCATTACTTTACAAACTTTCTTTGCGATTTTAGCAGGTCTATTACTCGGTAGTCGGCTTGGATCCATTTCCATGATCGTCTACACGCTGGTTGGTCTTGCAGGTGCTCCAGTATTTGCTCAATTCACAGGTGGTCCCGGCGTTTTATTTAAACCAACATTCGGATTTATTCTATCTTATATTTTAGTAGCGTATGTTGCAGGGAAAATTGTTGAATCAAAATCTAGACCAACTGTCATAACGTTTATGATTGCTAGTTTCACTGCATTTATCTTGAATTATGTCCTTGGTACAAATTATATGTATTATGCGTACAAATTTTGGGCTGACGCTCCTGAAGGATTCACTTACGGTATGGCATGGTTATGGATGCTGGCCCCGCTACCTAAAGATATCCTCTTATCCGTTGTAGCTGCCCTTATCTCACCTCGTATTTACGCTGCCGTTTCGAAAACATCCAAACGTCCACAGGTAGCTTAA